In Halopseudomonas nanhaiensis, a single window of DNA contains:
- a CDS encoding exopolysaccharide biosynthesis protein, translating to MNQPLHNLEELLDRIGQLAHDNQEVSIGMVVESIGSRSFGPLLMLIGITLFSPLSGVPGMSFFMASFVLLVAGQMLLGRKQFWLPHFILDRSVEHGKLEKALSWLSKPARGIDKVLKPRLTFLVHNGASYGVAAVCVVIGLCMPFMELVPFSSSAAGLALLALGLALVVHDGLLVLLALLVFGATFTFVVVNIL from the coding sequence ATGAACCAGCCGTTACACAACCTCGAAGAACTGCTCGACCGCATCGGTCAGCTGGCGCATGACAACCAGGAAGTGTCGATCGGTATGGTGGTCGAGTCGATTGGAAGCCGGTCCTTCGGCCCGCTGTTGATGCTGATCGGTATTACGCTGTTTTCCCCGTTGAGCGGCGTGCCCGGGATGTCGTTCTTCATGGCGTCGTTCGTGTTGCTCGTTGCGGGACAAATGCTGCTGGGCCGAAAGCAGTTCTGGTTGCCGCATTTCATCCTCGACCGCTCGGTCGAACACGGCAAGCTGGAAAAGGCGCTGAGCTGGCTCAGCAAGCCGGCCCGGGGCATAGACAAGGTGCTCAAGCCACGGCTGACCTTCCTCGTACACAACGGCGCCAGTTACGGGGTAGCCGCGGTGTGCGTGGTCATCGGCCTGTGCATGCCGTTCATGGAGTTGGTGCCTTTTTCGTCGTCGGCGGCAGGCCTGGCATTACTGGCTCTGGGGCTGGCGTTGGTGGTGCACGATGGGCTGCTGGTGCTGCTGGCGCTTTTGGTCTTTGGCGCAACTTTCACGTTCGTCGTTGTCAACATACTGTGA
- the thrC gene encoding threonine synthase, translating to MRYISTRGQAPALNFEDVLLAGLATDGGLYVPENLPRFTQEEIASWAGLPYHELAFHVMRPFVSGSIPDADFKQILADTYAVFEHKAVAPLRQLGANEWVLELFHGPTLAFKDFALQLLGRLLDYFLIKRGERVVIMGATSGDTGSAAIEGCRRCENVDIFILHPHQRVSEVQRRQMTTILGDNIHNIAIEGNFDDCQEMVKASFADQGFLKGTRLVAVNSINWARIMAQIVYYFHAALQLGAPARSMAFSVPTGNFGDIFAGYLARNMGLPISQLIVATNRNDILHRFMSGNQYDKDTLHASLSPSMDIMVSSNFERLLFDLHGRNGPAVAQLMADFRETGKLSVESERWTEARRLFDSLAVDDQATCDTIAKVYAECGELLDPHTAIGVRAARECRRSMSLPMITLGTAHPVKFPEAVLRSAVDEKPELPVHLADLFERDERCTVLPNHLRDVQQFVAAHGNRGKPL from the coding sequence ATGCGCTATATCAGTACTCGCGGCCAGGCACCGGCCCTTAATTTCGAAGACGTGCTGCTGGCTGGTCTGGCAACCGATGGTGGGTTGTACGTACCGGAGAATCTGCCGCGCTTCACCCAGGAGGAGATCGCGTCTTGGGCCGGCTTGCCCTATCACGAGCTGGCCTTCCACGTGATGCGTCCCTTCGTTTCCGGCAGCATTCCGGATGCCGATTTCAAACAGATTCTTGCCGACACCTACGCGGTGTTCGAGCACAAGGCGGTTGCACCGCTGCGTCAGCTCGGGGCAAATGAGTGGGTGCTGGAACTGTTCCACGGCCCGACCCTGGCCTTCAAGGACTTCGCCCTGCAGCTCCTGGGCCGGCTGCTCGACTATTTTCTGATCAAGCGCGGCGAGCGGGTTGTGATCATGGGCGCCACCTCGGGAGATACCGGCTCGGCTGCCATCGAAGGCTGCCGCCGCTGCGAGAACGTGGACATCTTCATTCTCCATCCGCACCAGCGGGTCTCGGAGGTGCAGCGTCGCCAGATGACCACCATCCTGGGTGACAACATCCACAACATTGCGATCGAAGGCAACTTCGATGACTGCCAGGAGATGGTCAAGGCCAGCTTTGCCGATCAGGGCTTCCTCAAGGGCACCCGTCTGGTAGCAGTCAACTCGATCAACTGGGCGCGCATCATGGCGCAGATCGTCTACTACTTCCATGCAGCGCTGCAGTTGGGTGCTCCGGCGCGGTCAATGGCGTTCTCCGTGCCGACCGGCAACTTCGGCGACATCTTCGCCGGCTATCTGGCGCGCAACATGGGTCTGCCGATCAGTCAGCTGATCGTTGCGACCAATCGCAACGACATCCTGCATCGCTTCATGAGCGGCAACCAGTACGACAAGGACACCTTGCACGCTTCGCTGTCGCCGTCGATGGACATCATGGTGTCGTCCAACTTCGAGCGTCTGCTGTTCGACCTGCATGGTCGCAACGGTCCGGCGGTAGCCCAGCTCATGGCGGACTTCCGCGAGACCGGCAAGCTATCGGTGGAAAGCGAGCGCTGGACCGAAGCGCGCCGTCTGTTCGATTCGCTGGCAGTTGATGACCAGGCGACCTGCGACACCATCGCCAAGGTCTATGCCGAGTGCGGTGAGTTGCTCGATCCGCACACGGCCATTGGCGTGCGTGCCGCGCGCGAATGCCGTCGCTCCATGAGCCTGCCGATGATCACGCTGGGCACGGCGCACCCGGTCAAGTTTCCGGAAGCGGTGCTCCGCTCGGCCGTTGACGAGAAACCCGAACTGCCGGTGCACCTGGCGGATCTGTTCGAGCGCGACGAACGTTGCACCGTCTTGCCAAACCACCTGCGTGACGTGCAGCAGTTCGTCGCCGCACATGGCAATCGCGGCAAGCCGCTCTGA
- a CDS encoding homoserine dehydrogenase — protein MKPVKVGICGLGTVGGGTFNVLQRNAAEIARRAGRGIEVAQIAARHVNPTCDLGSTVVTDDVFEVVNNPEIDIIVELIGGSGVAKDVVMQAIANGKYVVTANKALIAVHGNEIFRAAVEKGVVVAFEASVAGGIPIIKALREGLAANQIDWVAGIINGTGNFILTEMREKGRTFEDVLAEAQALGYAEADPTFDVEGTDAAHKLTILASIAFGIPLQFDRAYTEGITRLTTADVNYAEAFGYRIKHLGIARRTDNGVELRVHPTLIPADRLIANVNGVMNAVMVNGDAVGSTLYYGAGAGAEPTASAVVADIIDVVRTLTTDPNNRVPHLAFQADLLSDLPVLPVEEVETAYYLRLQAQDRPGVLAKVATILSERGINIESIIQKEVEEQDGLVPIILMTHRVLEKHMNDAIAALEALDHIAGPVMRIRVEQLN, from the coding sequence TTGAAACCGGTCAAAGTTGGAATATGTGGGTTGGGCACCGTAGGCGGTGGCACGTTCAATGTCCTGCAGCGCAACGCCGCTGAAATTGCCCGCCGCGCCGGGCGCGGCATTGAGGTTGCGCAGATTGCCGCACGCCATGTCAACCCAACCTGCGACCTGGGTTCAACGGTTGTCACCGATGACGTGTTCGAAGTGGTCAACAACCCCGAAATCGACATCATCGTCGAGCTGATCGGTGGCTCCGGGGTGGCCAAGGACGTGGTGATGCAGGCGATCGCCAACGGCAAGTATGTGGTGACCGCGAACAAGGCACTGATCGCCGTACATGGCAACGAGATCTTCCGCGCTGCGGTGGAGAAGGGCGTAGTGGTCGCCTTCGAGGCGTCCGTTGCCGGCGGTATCCCGATCATCAAGGCGTTGCGCGAAGGCCTGGCTGCCAACCAGATCGACTGGGTCGCCGGCATCATCAACGGCACCGGTAATTTCATCCTCACCGAGATGCGCGAGAAGGGCCGGACCTTCGAAGACGTACTCGCCGAGGCGCAGGCGCTGGGCTATGCCGAGGCCGATCCGACCTTCGACGTGGAAGGTACCGACGCGGCGCACAAGCTAACCATTCTGGCGTCCATTGCCTTCGGCATCCCCCTGCAGTTCGACCGCGCCTACACCGAGGGCATCACCCGCCTGACCACCGCGGATGTGAATTATGCTGAAGCCTTTGGCTACCGTATCAAGCATCTGGGTATCGCGCGGCGCACCGACAACGGCGTCGAGCTGCGCGTGCACCCGACGCTGATTCCCGCAGACCGGCTGATCGCCAACGTCAATGGCGTGATGAATGCGGTCATGGTCAATGGCGACGCCGTTGGCTCGACCCTGTACTACGGAGCCGGCGCCGGCGCCGAGCCCACGGCGTCAGCAGTTGTCGCTGACATTATTGATGTCGTCCGCACGCTGACCACCGACCCGAACAACCGTGTTCCGCATCTGGCATTCCAGGCGGACCTGTTGTCGGATCTGCCGGTGTTGCCGGTGGAAGAGGTCGAGACCGCCTACTATCTGCGTCTGCAGGCCCAGGACCGCCCGGGTGTGCTGGCCAAGGTCGCGACCATCCTGTCCGAGCGCGGGATCAACATCGAATCGATCATCCAGAAGGAAGTCGAGGAACAGGATGGACTGGTGCCGATCATTCTCATGACCCATCGCGTGCTCGAGAAGCACATGAACGATGCCATCGCCGCACTCGAAGCCCTGGATCACATCGCCGGTCCGGTCATGCGGATCCGGGTGGAACAACTGAACTAA
- the dsbC gene encoding bifunctional protein-disulfide isomerase/oxidoreductase DsbC, protein MMLFKRLAGCALALAAMNASADPEQAIQQTLDRLQFPAKVSAVSQTPIAGLYQVELENGRVLYASDDGKYMMQGSLFDVSTEQPRNLTAAAEAEARGTKQAIDAIPQEELVIFAPDKPKTHVTVFTDVDCGYCRKLHSEIEELNELGIEVRYAAFPRSGMGNPVADTMQSIWCADDKQTAMTRAKQGKSVKSAKCDDPVAKQFELGQKLGVQGTPAIFLANGIMLPGYKPAEVLAAEAMAYE, encoded by the coding sequence ATCATGCTGTTCAAACGCTTAGCAGGCTGCGCTCTGGCGCTGGCCGCCATGAACGCTTCGGCAGACCCCGAGCAAGCTATCCAGCAGACGCTCGATCGGTTGCAGTTTCCCGCCAAGGTGTCCGCTGTCAGTCAGACGCCGATCGCCGGGCTGTACCAGGTCGAACTGGAAAATGGCCGCGTGCTGTATGCCAGCGACGATGGCAAGTACATGATGCAGGGCTCGCTGTTCGACGTGTCGACCGAGCAGCCGCGCAACCTGACCGCTGCCGCTGAAGCCGAGGCGCGCGGAACCAAACAGGCGATAGACGCGATTCCACAGGAAGAGCTGGTCATTTTTGCGCCGGACAAGCCGAAGACCCATGTGACGGTATTCACGGACGTCGACTGCGGCTATTGCCGCAAGCTGCATAGCGAGATCGAGGAGCTCAACGAGTTGGGTATCGAGGTGCGCTATGCGGCCTTTCCGCGCTCGGGGATGGGCAACCCGGTTGCCGACACGATGCAGTCGATCTGGTGTGCCGACGACAAGCAGACTGCCATGACCCGCGCCAAGCAGGGCAAGTCGGTCAAGTCTGCCAAGTGCGATGATCCGGTGGCTAAGCAGTTCGAGCTCGGCCAGAAGCTCGGTGTACAGGGTACGCCGGCGATCTTCCTGGCCAACGGCATCATGCTGCCGGGGTACAAGCCGGCCGAGGTACTTGCTGCCGAAGCCATGGCGTACGAATAA